From Pyrenophora tritici-repentis strain M4 chromosome 1, whole genome shotgun sequence, the proteins below share one genomic window:
- a CDS encoding HepA, Superfamily II DNA-RNA helicase, SNF2 family — MPPRRSNRKSTVSVVNDVAPAPSPSRAATLVDSTTTDSRHRQQRTRSTRSFVPNSSDQEEESHDIEEPEEQTHVRRVLKEVSIPVMKSKKAPQAGGRLARLNAQQAEQESSTDSPSLENSDAETPGTSIATTPAASVSRGKRSTRKGKKAPTPSQSTSSGLKRSRNAVPDSESEDIALDMDAEIALQMQLEDEMDVVSHKRRKIKDEEDIDMLSEDEPLIKSTRKRVPSYTGKGKGKAKAEDLHGEADSLLDELSSPPPYKGKGKGKAEEVSSKRRRSVRSSAKKVGKFTEDDMLDDDESDGGEFHLESDDESVNDVDSAPPTDCEDSDLPLAMSSRLKKLVAENPTKVARKKKLTAKDKTEANRRRARFAHIADKWERKRAMNRERAEQQHPKLITMWDDLQKIPVLEVQKAEQPKSINRRLKPFQLEGLSWMIRQEQTHYKGGLLGDEMGMGKTIQAVSLIMSDYPAKQPTLVCVPPVALMQWSNEIREYTDNKLKVLVYHGTNAKCKKMTVKELKSYDVIMVSYNSLESLHRKETKGWSRGEDIIKEASPLHAIHYHRLILDEAHSIKSRNTGVAKACFALTSNYKWCLSGTPVQNRIGEFFSLLRFLEVRPFADYFCRSCDCEKLHWATDDDHMCVACNHGASEHISVFNQELLNPITGDDVQLREEALTKLHLITARIMLRRMKRDHTSSMELPMKDIIIHNEFFSEVERDFSTSIMSNSARKFDTYVAQGVMLNNYANIFGLIMQMRQVANHPDLLLKKNAVEGAGNVYVCNICDEPAEDAVRSHCRHEFCRACIKDLMDTCEASGTEADCPRCHIALSIDFEQPELEQDEDSVKKTSIINRIKMENWTSSTKIEMLVYDLYKLRSKKQTLKSIVFSQFTSMLQLIEWRLRRAGFNTVMLDGSMTPAQRQKSIDHFMTNPDVEVFLVSLKAGGVALNLTEASRVFIVDPWWNPAAEWQSADRCHRIGQRRPCVITRLCVEDSVESRMVALQEKKAAMIAGTINNDKVAMDRLSPEDLQFLFRGT, encoded by the exons ATGCCGCCCAGGCGATCAAACCGCAAGTCGACGGTCAGCGTTGTCAACGACGTCGCCCCTGCACCTTCGCCTTCGCGCGCAGCAA CATTGGTAGATTCTACAACCACCGACAGTCGCCACAGGCAACAGCGCACTCGCTCCACTCGTTCTTTTGTACCTAATTCTTCCGATCAAGAGGAAGAATCGCACGACATTGAGGAGCCCGAAGAACAAACCCACGTTCGCCGTGTTCTCAAGGAGGTTTCAATCCCCGTCATGAAGTCTAAGAAGGCGCCTCAAGCAGGCGGACGTCTCGCAAGGCTTAACGCACAACAAGCTGAACAGGAGAGCTCGACTGACTCACCTTCTTTGGAGAATTCAGACGCTGAGACACCGGGAACAAGCATTGCGACAACGCCAGCGGCCTCTGTCAGTCGTGGCAAGAGGTCTACGCGCAAGGGGAAGAAAGCTCCTACGCCCTCGCAAAGCACCTCTTCCGGCCTCAAAAGATCGCGCAATGCCGTACCAGATTCAGAATCGGAAGATATAGCCCTCGACATGGACGCCGAAATCGCCCTACAAATGCAGCTGGAGGACGAAATGGACGTGGTATCACACAAGCGCCGCAAGATCAAGGACGAAGAGGACATCGACATGCTCTCTGAGGATGAGCCGTTGATAAAGTCGACGCGGAAGAGAGTGCCTTCGTATACCGGCAAGGGCAAGGGAAAAGCCAAGGCTGAAGACCTTCACGGCGAGGCAGATTCATTGTTGGACGAGCTGAGTTCGCCACCACCATACAAAGGCAAGGGCAAAGGCAAGGCTGAAGAGGTCTCGAGCAAGCGCCGTCGCTCTGTTCGCTCCAGTGCTAAGAAGGTGGGCAAGTTCACAGAAGACGACATGTTGGATGATGACGAGTCTGATGGCGGTGAATTCCATCTTGAATCTGACGACGAGTCGGTAAACGATGTTGATTCGGCGCCACCCACCGATTGTGAGGACAGCGACCTACCTCTTGCGATGAGTTCACGCCTTAAGAAGCTTGTTGCAGAGAATCCAACAAAGGTCGCTCGTAAGAAGAAGCTTACAGCTAAAGACAAGACCGAAGCAAACCGCCGGCGGGCTAGATTCGCACACATTGCGGATAAGTGGGAGCGCAAGCGTGCCATGAACCGTGAGCGAGCAGAGCAGCAGCACCCAAAGCTGATCACCATGTGGGATGACCTGCAAAAGATTCCAGTTCTCGAAGTCCAAAAGGCCGAGCAACCAAAGTCCATCAACCGCCGACTCAAACCTTTTCAGCTTGAGGGGCTTAGTTGGATGATACGCCAAGAACAGACTCACTACAAAGGCGGTCTGCTTGGAGATGAGATGGGCATGGGAAAAACTATCCAGGCTGTCTCTTTGATCATGTCTGATTACCCTGCGAAGCAACCTACACTAGTCTGCGTTCCTCCAGTCGCTCTCATGCAGTGGTCGAACGAGATTCGCGAGTACACCGACAACAAGCTCAAGGTTCTCGTGTATCATGGCACGAATGCAAAATGCAAGAAGATGACAGTGAAGGAGCTGAAGTCGTATGACGTCATCATGGTTTCCTACAACTCCTTGGAGTCATTGCACCGCAAAGAGACCAAGGGATGGTCCCGTGGAGAGGATATAATCAAAGAAGCATCGCCACTCCATGCTATCCACTACCACCGTCTTATCTTGGACGAAGCGCACAGCATCAAGTCTCGCAACACGGGTGTAGCGAAAGCCTGCTTTGCGCTGACTAGTAACTACAAGTGGTGTCTGTCTGGAACGCCAGTTCAGAATCGTATTGGAGAGTTCTTTTCGCTTCTCCGTTTCCTAGAAGTCCGTCCGTTTGCAGACTACTTCTGCCGCTCCTGCGATTGCGAGAAACTGCACTGGGCTACTGATGACGATCACATGTGCGTTGCTTGCAACCACGGTGCATCTGAGCACATTTCGGTGTTCAATCAGGAGCTGCTAAACCCCATCACAGGAGATGATGTCCAGCTTCGTGAGGAAGCCTTGACAAAGCTTCATCTGATCACCGCTCGCATCATGTTGCGACGCATGAAGCGTGACCACACAAGCTCGATGGAGCTGCCGATGAAGGACATTATTATTCATAATGAGTTCTTCAGCGAGGTGGAGCGCGACTTCTCGACTTCCATCATGTCCAACTCGGCTCGCAAGTTTGATACGTATGTTGCTCAGGGTGTCATGCTCAACAACTACGCCAACATCTTCGGTCTGATTATGCAGATGCGTCAGGTTGCTAATCACCCTGATCTGCTGCTGAAGAAGAACGCTGTTGAAGGTGCAGGCAATGTCTACGTGTGCAACATTTGTGATGAGCCTGCCGAGGATGCAGTCCGTTCTCACTGTCGTCACGAATTCTGCCGTGCTTGCATCAAAGACTTGATGGATACGTGTGAGGCTTCCGGAACCGAGGCCGACTGTCCCCGCTGTCATATCGCTCTGTCAATCGACTTTGAGCAGCCGGAGCTTGAGCAAGATGAGGACTCTGTCAAGAAGACCTCGATCATCAACCGCATCAAGATGGAGAACTGGACTTCCTCTACGAAGATTGAGATGCTCGTCTATGATCTCTATAAGCTGCGCAGCAAGAAGCAGACGCTCAAGTCGATTGTGTTCAGTCAGTTCACATCAATGTTGCAGCTCATTGAGTGGCGTCTCCGTCGCGCAGGTTTCAACACAGTCATGTTGGATGGAAGCATGACGCCTGCTCAACGCCAAAAGAGCATTGACCACTTCATGACGAACCCGGATGTTGAGGTCTTCCTCGTTTCGCTCAAGGCTGGTGGTGTCGCTCTCAACTTGACGGAAGCGTCGAGAGTGTTCATTGTCGATCC ATGGTGGAACCCAGCTGCTGAGTGGCAATCTGCCGATCGTTGCCATCGTATCGGTCAGCGACGCCCTTGTGTCATCACGCGTCTCTGCGTTGAAGACAGTGTAGAGTCGCGCATGGTAGCGCTGCAAGAGAAGAAGGCAGCTATGATTGCTGGTACTATCAACAACGACAAGGTTGCCATGGATCGCTTGAGTCCAGAGGACCTGCAGTTCTTGTTCCGCGGTACTTAG
- a CDS encoding HPP family protein: MGIFGFSGAREWNFDLDRYINRVVPASQLPKLPTLVARFLGYRKEAQQQDVGNVLGAFWSLVGAFCGLAVVAAVFNNTESIQWHRPPALIASFGASAILEYNSIRSPLGQPRNALLGHTFSALIGIGISKLFQHHSDYDSVKWVAGAIACGCASAFMLLTNTVHPPGGASAVLAVTEPVITAMGWYFVGLVMWGTTLMLAVGLIVNNIQRQFPMYWWTPLDVRKAKLQDEEVVPDAGGSVERKKDSEEQDYDREGQRIIINGAEVILPNDLSLNAEETKVLQRLRERLRKRVDMEGRETCLEKEDGSERSSAEFTIVSSNVGSSRSGI, translated from the exons ATGGGTATCTTCGGGTTTTCGGGCGCGAGAGAGTGGAATTTCGATCTGGACCGTTATATCAATCGTGTTGTTCCTGCGTCGCAGTTGCCCAAGCTACCAACGCTAGTGGCGAGGTTCCTGGGGTATAGGAAGGAGGCGCAGCAGCAGGATGTCGGGAATGTACTTGGGGCGTTCTGGTCGTTGGTCGGGGCGTTTTGCGGATTGGCGGTTGTGGCGGCTGTGTTTAACAACACGGAGAGTATACAGTGGCATCGTCCTCCAGCGCTGATTGCTTCTTTT GGTGCTTCTGCGATTCTGGAGTACAACTCGATCCGTTCGCCTCTCGGGCAGCCGCGAAATGCCCTGCTGGGTCATACCTTTTCGGCTCTTATTGGTATCGGCATATCGAAGTTGTTTCAGCACCATTCGGACTACGATTCGGTCAAGTGGGTTGCTGGCGCCATAGCTTGTGGCTGTGCATCCGCTTTTATGCTCTTGACAAATACCGTGCATCCACCCGGTGGTGCATCTGCGGTCCTTGCAGTAACGGAACCTGTTATCACGGCTATGGGCTGGTATTTTGTCGGACTCGTCATGTGGGGTACTACATTGATGCTGGCGGTTGGGCTGATCGTTAATAACATCCAACGCCAATTTCCAATGTACTGGTGGACGCCACTGGATGTACGCAAAGCAAAGCTGCAGGACGAAGAAGTGGTGCCAGATGCAGGCGGCAGCGtagaaagaaagaaagacAGCGAGGAACAAGACTACGACCGAGAAGGACAGCGAATAATAATCAACGGCGCAGAAGTCATACTACCAAATGATTTGAGTCTGAATGCAGAAGAGACCAAGGTGCTGCAGAGGTTGAGAGAACGGTTACGGAAAAGGGTTGATATGGAAGGAAGAGAAACCTGTTTGGAAAAGGAAGATGGCAGTGAAAGGAGTAGTGCTGAGTTTACAATTGTTTCGAGTAATGTTGGGAGTAGCCGGTCTGGTATATAG
- a CDS encoding Uup, ATPase component ABC transporter with duplicated ATPase domain protein, protein MVSASKAARQAKRAADGDAKPKKTATSKLSSKANSKNASKANSENGDEAEDLELNEEVKKLTMQEDKHGLSDRVTTGVLASLEQSRDVKIISASLVFHGKVLFNDSTLEINYGRRYGLLGENGCGKTTLLKAIDKREFPFPEHIDIYLLNQGAPKTELGALEWVVREAENELARLEKLAEEILEKDGPESPLLDDIYERQEDMDPSTFHTRASLILTGLGFNKVTINKKTKDMSGGWRMRVALAKALFVKPALLLLDDPTAHLDLEACVWLEEYMKKWERTLVLVSHSMDFLNGVCTNMIDMRQKKLLYYGGNYDTYHKTRTEQEVNQTKAYEKQQDEIKHIKKFIASAGTYANLVRQAKSRQKILDKMEADGLIEPVQVDRVFTFRFADVEKLPPPVLSLDDVTFSYSGDPKDNLYENLDFGVDMDSRTALVGPNGVGKSTLLNIFTGKLSPTSGVVSRHTHLKLGVYSQHSAEQLDLTKSALDFVRDKFHHISQDLQYWRQQLGRYGMTGEAQTSKMATLSDGQKSRIVFALLAIEGPNMLLLDEPTNGLDIPTIDSLADAINAFSGGVVVVSHDFRLLDKIAKDIMVCEHKTVRRWDGSIGEYKNHLRKKMASTGAL, encoded by the exons ATGGTTTCCGCCTCAAAAGCCGCCCGCCAGGCAAAGCGCGCCGCCGACGGCGACGCGAAGCCCAAGAAGACGGCCACTTCCAAGTTGTCGTCCAAGGCCAACTCCAAGAATGCTTCCAAGGCCAACTCTGAGAACGGCGACGAGGCCGAGGATCTCGAGCTGAACGAGGAGGTCAAGAAGCTCACCATGCAGGAAGACAAGCACGGTTTGTCGGACCGTGTCACCACCGGTGTGCTTGCTTCGCTCGAGCAGTCGCGCGACGTCAAGATcatctctgcctcgctcgTGTTCCACGGCAAGGTCCTCTTCAACGACTCAACCCTCGAGATCAACTACGGCCGACGATACGGTCTGTTGGGTGAGAACGGTTGCGGAAAGACGACCCTCCTCAAGGCCATCGACAAGCGCGAGTTCCCCTTCCCCGAGCACATCGACATTTACCTGCTGAACCAGGGTGCCCCCAAGACCGAGTTGGGCGCCTTGGAGTGGGTTGTACGTGAGGCTGAGAACGAGCTGGCTCGTCTCGAGAAGCTGGCAGAGGAGATCCTTGAGAAAGACGGTCCGGAGAGCCCTCTTCTCGACGACATCTACGAG CGTCAAGAAGACATGGACCCATCGACCTTCCACACCCGCGCCTCGCTCATTCTTACCGGTCTCGGTTTCAACAAGGTCACCATCAACAAGAAGACCAAGGACATGTCCGGTGGATGGCGTATGCGTGTCGCGCTCGCCAAGGCTTTGTTCGTCAAGCCCGCCCTCTTGTTGCTCGATGACCCCACAGCCCATTTGGACTTGGAGGCCTGTGTGTGGCTCGAGGAGTACATGAAGAAGTGGGAGCGCACTCTGGTTCTCGTGTCCCACTCCATGGACTTCTTGAACGGTGTCTGCACCAACATGATCGACATGCGCCAAAAGAAGCTTCTCTACTACGGAGGTAACTACGACACATACCACAAGACTCGTACTGAGCAGGAGGTCAATCAGACCAAGGCGTACGAGAAGCAACAAGACGAGATCAAGCACATCAAGAAGTTTATTGCTTCGGCTGGTACCTATGCCAACTTGGTCAGGCAAGCCAAGTCTCGTCAGAAGATTCTGGACAAGATGGAGGCAGACGGTCTCATCGAGCCTGTTCAGGTTGACCGTGTCTTCACTTTCCGTTTCGCCGATGTAGAGAAGCTCCCACCACCAGTACTGTCGCTAGACGACGTTACCTTTTCTTACTCTGGAGATCCAAAGGATAACCTATACGAGAACCTCGACTTTGGTGTCGACATGGACTCGCGAACAGCTCTTGTCGGACCCAATGGTGTCGGAAAGTCGACTCTCCTCAACATCTTCACCGGAAAGCTCAGCCCCACATCCGGTGTTGTTTCGCGCCATACTCACTTGAAGCTCGGTGTATACAGCCAGCACTCTGCTGAACAGCTAGATCTCACCAAGTCTGCTCTTGACTTTGTCCGTGACAAGTTCCACCACATCAGCCAAGATCTCCAGTACTGGCGTCAACAGCTTGGTCGCTATGGTATGACTGGTGAGGCACAAACATCCAAGATGGCCACTCTTTCCGACGGTCAAAAGTCACGTATCGTCTTTGCTCTGTTGGCTATCGAGGGCCCCAACATGTTGCTCCTCGACGAACCTACCAACGGTCTGGATATTCCTACCATTGACAGTTTGGCAGATGCCATCAATGCTTTCAGCGGTGGTGTCGTTGTCGTGTCTCACGACTTCCG ATTGCTTGACAAGATTGCAAAGGATATCATGGTTTGCGAACACAAGACTGTTCGCCGGTGGGATGGCAGCATTGGAGAGTACAAGAACCATCTCCGCAAGAAGATGGCGTCGACTGGTGCTCTTTAA
- a CDS encoding CLTH multi-domain protein, protein MYLTKSGGDFALMGRAAGLLAYKPCDGVEPYHTLYSPTRWSHLADLFLQTHHTLYSLPPRPLLHIALSAGLSALKTPACHSAYTPSSASPDSAATTTVCPICSTELNELARNVPYALHTKSIVEDAPVVLPNGRIYGEERLRVFNEKVGTERGWVRDPVGGLGGEVWRESEVRKVYVM, encoded by the exons ATGTATTTGACGAAAAGTGGAGGGGATTTTGCGTTGATGGGGAGGGCGGCGGGGTTGTTGGCGTATAAACCTTGTGATGGGGTTGAGCCTTATCAT ACCCTATACTCCCCAACCCGCTGGTCCCACCTAGCCGACCTCTTCCTCCAAACCCACCACACACTCTACTCTCTCCCACCCCGCCCCCTCCTCCACATCGCCCTCTCCGCCGGCCTGTCCGCCTTGAAAACACCCGCCTGTCACTCCGCCTACACGCCCTCGTCTGCCTCGCCTGACTCCGCTGCTACAACAACAGTCTGCCCAATTTGCAGCACCGAGCTCAACGAACTCGCCCGCAACGTTCCTTACGCTCTGCACACAAAATCTATCGTCGAAGATGCGCCTGTTGTGCTGCCAAACGGGCGTATCTATGGCGAGGAGAGGTTGAGGGTGTTTAATGAGAAGGTTGGGACGGAGAGGGGGTGGGTGAGGGATCCGGTGGGGGGCTTGGGTGGGGAGGTTTGGAGGGAGAGTGAGGTAAGGAAGGTTTATGTTATGTGA